The genomic window CAGCAATATGCTGAAGATGCAATGAAATCGCACCTAACAAAACTGCAAAGTGATTTTGAAGCTTCTTACGGAAAGTACGCACCTTGGAATGATAACTCTAAAGTTTTAAAAGCAGCCATTCAAAAATTGGCAATAGTCAAAAAGTATAAAGAAGCAGGTTTGTCTGATGCGCAGATTAAAGATTCATTAAATGTAAAACGAAACGTTGAATTATTCGGTTGGAAAGGAGATAACATCAAAAACATTTCTGTAGTAGATAGTTTGAAGCATTATCTTAAGTTTTTAAATACAGGAATGCTATCCATAGACCCAAAAACTGGTGCGGTTAGAACTTATATTGGTGGTATTGATTATCGTTTTTTTAAGTACGACCACGTTTCTCAAAGTGAGCGACAAGTTGGTTCAACCTTTAAACCTTTTGTTTATACAGCAGCAATTGAAAACGGTTTAGACCCTTGTACTTATTTTGCACTTAGTGAAGTGACCTATACCAATTATGACGATTGGACACCAAGTAATGCTGGTAGCGATGAAGAAGACCCTCACATTAATTACACTTTAGAAAATGCCTTGAGTAATTCTGTAAATACCATTGCTGTTAAAGTGTTGGAAGAAGTTGGTATACCAAAAACCATAAAACAAGTCGAAAAATTAGGCATCACGCACGAGTTGCCTAACAAACCATCTTTGGCATTAGGTGTTTCAGAAATAAATTTGAAAGAACTCACAGGTGCTTATGCGAGTTATGTCAATAATAGTAAACCAGTAAAACCATTTTTAATCACAAAAATTGAAGATAAAAATGGAAACATCATTGCTAATTTTGAAGCAGAAGTTGCTGAAGAGCAAGCTTACAATGATTATACTAGGCAAGTAATGCTTCAAATGATGAAATCTACAGTAAATTCTGGTACAGCGACAAGATTGCGAAACACCTACGGATTACGAAACGACATTGCCGGAAAAACAGGTACAACACAAAATAATAAAGACGGTTGGTTTGTAGCTTTAACTCCAAAATTAGTCACCATTACTTGGGTAGGTAACGATAACCATAGTATAGGTTTTAAATCAACAGGAATTGGGCAAGGTGCAAATTCTGCATTGCCAGTTTTTGCGAAGTTTTATCAAAAACTCAATAAAGATTCAGACTACAAGTCTATAACAAACGCCAAGTTTGAAAGTCCATCTGAAGACGTGATAAAAGATTTGGATTGTGAGCCAACCAAACGTGATGGTTTTATTAAGCGATTGTTTAAAAGGAAGAATAAAAAGAAAAAGTTTGATTAAAAAGAAAAGCCTGTCAATAGACAGGCTTTTTTATTTCTTTATAGCTAAAAAGTTTTTAGAACTTGTAGCTTAAACCAATTGTGTAATAAGACTGTAATTTATTGTCGGCATCACCTAAAGCAACACCTTGTGCATTTGCAGCTTCTTGCTTGTTGCTTCTTAAAGCAAAATCAAAACCAACACCAATCATTTTCCATAAGGTATAACCAAATGAGTTTGTCCATGTCCAGTTAGAAAGATCACCATCTTTATAACTTTGGAATGTAGAGAAGTTAGTTTTGAAATTTATAGCACCAATTTGTCTGGTGTAGTCTGCCACAATTTTTGCTCCAAATGATGAATCAAATACGGTATCTCCACTAGAGAATACGAAATTGTAGTTGGCAGGATGTATAACCACAACTAAGTTTTCTATAGGAGTCCATGTAGCACCAAAACCAAGATCTAAATATCCTGGGTCATTAAAATTGTCTAATAATGTTGTTCTATACTCAGCTAAACCAGAAATGGCCCATTTTTGATTTAATCTCTGTCCATAAAGAGAAGAAAGGTTGAAAACATCTGTTGTTGGATTGAAATCTTTGTCAGCATCTGTACCATTATCCTTATCGTCTAATTTTACCCAGTTAAGATTAGTTGTTAAAGCATTTCTCCAAAAATATTTATCTTCAATTTTATTCGCAAATGCATTAACCGTTATCCCAATGTTACCTGAAACATTATTAGGTGTTCCTTGTGCGTACCAATTGTTAAAGTTAGATAAACTTCCACCAATTGTACCAAAAGCCCCTACTCTCCAACCTGGTAGCGCATCGATTTGTGCTTGTATGGCATTAGCCTCAGCCTGAAACTTATCTGCCTCAGCTTGTTTCTCTGCTTTCTGAGCTTCTAATTCCTCTTTTGTTTGAGAGAATCCGAAAGTTATGGCAAACATTAAGAATGCCGATAAAAGTAATTTTCTGTTCATAATGAATTAAATTTTAATAAATTAAGATGTAAATAATTTACAAATATACGTGTTTATTAGTGTTTTAGGTATTTGTTGATTCATCTAATCAATATTGATTAGACATCAAAAAAAAACATTAAGTCACATTTATTTTTTTCTTTTGAATAAAGGCACAGCAGAACATGCCTCACCAAACATAATAGATTTGGCAATTGGTTTTAATTTTTGAGACAATAAAACCAATGCGTTTGCTGGGACAGGTTTGTTGGAACACCCTTTTATAATAACAGGCATATCTTGATAGATGCTTAGGTCTAATTCTGAAATTATAGTAGTGTATACTATAGATTCCAAAAGATCTAAAGAGCCAATAACAGTCATTTTTGAAAATTCTTCGAGCTCTAAAGAAATAAGCATATAAGCCCAATCTGGAACAATGGCATCGGTAGAGCAATGCAATGCAACATAGCAATC from Winogradskyella sp. MH6 includes these protein-coding regions:
- a CDS encoding penicillin-binding protein 1A; translated protein: MTTNTNQFKIRIKKIFKNKWVKWLSVCTGAILLFLVGLYVSIYLGFFGKLPTTEELNSIKQEQATQLLDHNGKLIGKYYIYDRQPVEFKDFPKYLIDALVATEDSRFYEHDGVDNISLMRVFVKNLILRDKSAGGGSTITLQLAKNLYGRKNYALFSMLINKFKESIVAKRIEDIYSKEEILTLYLNTVPFPDNTYGIESASLKFFDKSVKDLSLNEAATLVGTLKANTYYNPRVHQQRSEDRRNVVLNQMVNYGYLAKDSLEFYSNETLELNYKSYNHDLGVAPYFREAVKQELSKILDTLKTPDGETYDLYKDGLVVHTTLDYQMQQYAEDAMKSHLTKLQSDFEASYGKYAPWNDNSKVLKAAIQKLAIVKKYKEAGLSDAQIKDSLNVKRNVELFGWKGDNIKNISVVDSLKHYLKFLNTGMLSIDPKTGAVRTYIGGIDYRFFKYDHVSQSERQVGSTFKPFVYTAAIENGLDPCTYFALSEVTYTNYDDWTPSNAGSDEEDPHINYTLENALSNSVNTIAVKVLEEVGIPKTIKQVEKLGITHELPNKPSLALGVSEINLKELTGAYASYVNNSKPVKPFLITKIEDKNGNIIANFEAEVAEEQAYNDYTRQVMLQMMKSTVNSGTATRLRNTYGLRNDIAGKTGTTQNNKDGWFVALTPKLVTITWVGNDNHSIGFKSTGIGQGANSALPVFAKFYQKLNKDSDYKSITNAKFESPSEDVIKDLDCEPTKRDGFIKRLFKRKNKKKKFD
- a CDS encoding DUF3078 domain-containing protein, whose translation is MNRKLLLSAFLMFAITFGFSQTKEELEAQKAEKQAEADKFQAEANAIQAQIDALPGWRVGAFGTIGGSLSNFNNWYAQGTPNNVSGNIGITVNAFANKIEDKYFWRNALTTNLNWVKLDDKDNGTDADKDFNPTTDVFNLSSLYGQRLNQKWAISGLAEYRTTLLDNFNDPGYLDLGFGATWTPIENLVVVIHPANYNFVFSSGDTVFDSSFGAKIVADYTRQIGAINFKTNFSTFQSYKDGDLSNWTWTNSFGYTLWKMIGVGFDFALRSNKQEAANAQGVALGDADNKLQSYYTIGLSYKF
- a CDS encoding DUF2480 family protein, producing MAEEIINRVANSKLKVIDLEDFYPKGKRILFDIKDWLLEGLVLREKEFRAHVAEYDWSQYKDCYVALHCSTDAIVPDWAYMLISLELEEFSKMTVIGSLDLLESIVYTTIISELDLSIYQDMPVIIKGCSNKPVPANALVLLSQKLKPIAKSIMFGEACSAVPLFKRKK